In the Alkaliphilus oremlandii OhILAs genome, one interval contains:
- a CDS encoding pyridoxamine 5'-phosphate oxidase family protein: MFKEMRRKDREIGREEIEEILVKGEYGFLSTISGNGYPYVVPISFVYYNNSIYFHCATDGHKLENIKNNNKVSFSVAVDTEVLPRKFTTKYQSIIAFGTAREIEGDLKEEALFELIKKYSQQFLTEGKKYLHNAKDKTRVMKIEIEHITGKSNG, from the coding sequence ATGTTTAAAGAGATGAGAAGAAAAGATAGAGAAATAGGAAGAGAAGAAATTGAAGAGATTTTAGTGAAAGGAGAATACGGGTTCCTTTCTACCATCAGTGGCAATGGATATCCTTACGTAGTTCCGATCAGCTTTGTTTATTACAATAACAGCATATATTTTCATTGTGCTACCGATGGACATAAATTGGAGAACATCAAAAATAATAATAAGGTGTCCTTTAGCGTAGCTGTCGATACCGAAGTATTGCCTCGAAAATTTACCACGAAATATCAAAGTATTATAGCCTTTGGTACTGCAAGGGAGATAGAAGGCGATTTAAAAGAAGAAGCTTTATTTGAGCTGATAAAAAAATATTCTCAACAATTTTTGACCGAAGGAAAGAAATACCTTCACAATGCAAAAGACAAAACAAGGGTGATGAAAATAGAAATAGAGCACATAACAGGAAAAAGCAATGGTTAA
- a CDS encoding PhzF family phenazine biosynthesis protein, protein MKYYVVDAFTDTRFGGNPAGVVIHENLTEEFMQQFASEVRFSETAFIKIIDDLNFEIRFFTPNSEVDLCGHATIASFKALLDNKNVHDNGQYFIKTLAGTLPVYIKNSFIMMEQAEPMLGETFEDYEVLSKIFNIHKDLIGDERCSLVPQGASTGLWDIMLPVKSKKALYDIQPNFKELAEFSSNNNVGGVHAFTLDTEEGTALCRNFAPLVGIDEEAATGTSNGALTYYLFKNGVVKEFDQEYDFLQGYSMGRPSRITTKLIHPNNPKVMVGGRAVILTRGELI, encoded by the coding sequence ATGAAATACTATGTAGTCGATGCATTTACAGACACCAGATTTGGAGGGAATCCAGCTGGTGTAGTGATCCATGAAAATCTGACGGAGGAATTTATGCAACAATTTGCTTCTGAAGTAAGATTCTCCGAGACAGCTTTTATAAAAATAATCGATGATTTAAATTTTGAAATACGATTTTTCACACCGAATTCAGAAGTGGATTTATGTGGACATGCTACCATTGCTTCATTTAAAGCATTGCTAGATAATAAGAACGTTCACGACAATGGCCAATATTTCATAAAAACTTTAGCAGGAACTTTACCTGTATATATAAAAAATTCCTTTATCATGATGGAGCAGGCAGAACCAATGTTAGGGGAAACCTTTGAAGACTACGAGGTATTGTCTAAAATATTCAACATCCATAAGGATCTTATAGGAGATGAACGGTGCTCTTTAGTTCCCCAAGGAGCCAGCACAGGGCTTTGGGACATAATGCTTCCGGTAAAGTCTAAGAAGGCTTTATATGATATCCAACCTAATTTTAAAGAGCTTGCAGAATTCTCAAGTAACAACAATGTAGGAGGAGTTCATGCTTTTACCTTAGATACAGAAGAAGGAACGGCTTTATGTAGGAACTTTGCACCACTTGTTGGTATTGACGAAGAAGCAGCTACAGGAACCTCCAATGGAGCATTGACCTATTATCTATTTAAGAATGGCGTTGTTAAAGAATTTGATCAAGAATATGATTTCCTGCAGGGATATAGCATGGGAAGGCCTTCTAGGATTACCACAAAGCTCATCCATCCAAATAACCCGAAAGTAATGGTAGGCGGTAGGGCAGTGATTTTAACTAGGGGTGAATTGATTTAG
- a CDS encoding pirin family protein: MLKKLEYKNMGKSNLGWLNSTFHFSFAEYRNPENINFGVLRVINDDLIQGNTGFDMHPHKDMEIISYVVDGELSHEDSMGNKGTITRGNIQYMSAGTGVYHSEYNRGNDPMRLLQIWIFPDDKGHAPNYGEYKFDWSARKNQWLHLVSSKEGSAPVKVNQDVNFYVVELDTGDQIDFPIKENRQAYLVQIEGTSQINDVILNAKDGMEIVEENISITAKETSHILIIEMEKE; the protein is encoded by the coding sequence ATGTTAAAAAAATTGGAATATAAAAATATGGGAAAAAGTAATCTGGGATGGCTGAATAGCACTTTCCATTTCTCTTTTGCTGAATATCGTAATCCTGAAAATATAAACTTTGGCGTTTTGAGAGTGATCAATGATGACTTAATTCAAGGGAATACTGGCTTCGATATGCATCCCCACAAAGATATGGAAATTATATCTTATGTGGTGGATGGAGAACTGAGTCATGAGGACAGTATGGGAAATAAAGGGACCATTACTAGAGGAAATATTCAATACATGAGTGCGGGTACCGGCGTTTATCATAGTGAATATAATCGAGGCAATGATCCTATGAGGCTATTGCAAATTTGGATATTCCCAGATGATAAGGGACATGCTCCCAACTACGGAGAATATAAATTTGATTGGAGTGCAAGAAAGAATCAATGGTTACACCTTGTATCCAGCAAAGAAGGAAGTGCACCTGTAAAAGTAAATCAAGATGTAAACTTTTATGTTGTGGAATTGGACACTGGAGATCAAATTGATTTTCCTATAAAGGAAAACAGACAAGCATATTTAGTACAAATCGAAGGAACTTCTCAAATCAATGATGTTATATTAAATGCGAAAGATGGCATGGAAATTGTGGAAGAGAACATTTCAATTACTGCTAAAGAAACATCCCATATCTTAATTATTGAAATGGAGAAAGAATAA
- a CDS encoding GNAT family N-acetyltransferase, which translates to MKINFVPCDFLDIEEFVDEYEASLASPIDSFLEDHVMESQCFAIAMDTVYIGYFSVYDKELLTQFYVRKPYRSLGQEIFFKIKRMKNIRCAFVSTGDEFFLSHALDEYRTMEKQAYFFQDAKDLIKEGKIDQTIHIRLAEERDMEEVVEKSEGFYDNLEESIWNQEIYIAEKSNRIVGFGIIENGSIMRNYASIGMYTVAEFRQQGIGRNILLMLKEIVYSNGMKPIAGCWYYNHESKKTLESAGMYTDTRLLKIHY; encoded by the coding sequence ATGAAAATTAATTTTGTTCCATGTGATTTTTTAGATATCGAAGAATTTGTAGATGAATATGAAGCATCCTTAGCTTCTCCCATCGATTCATTTTTGGAGGATCATGTTATGGAAAGCCAATGTTTTGCAATTGCTATGGATACAGTCTATATCGGATATTTTTCGGTATATGATAAAGAACTGCTGACACAATTTTATGTAAGAAAACCCTATCGATCTCTAGGTCAGGAGATATTCTTTAAAATTAAGAGGATGAAGAACATAAGGTGTGCCTTTGTATCTACGGGAGATGAATTTTTTCTATCCCATGCCTTGGATGAATATAGAACTATGGAAAAACAAGCTTATTTCTTTCAAGATGCAAAAGATTTAATAAAAGAGGGAAAAATAGACCAAACTATTCATATTCGATTGGCCGAAGAAAGGGATATGGAAGAGGTCGTAGAAAAGAGTGAAGGGTTCTATGATAATCTAGAAGAGAGCATATGGAATCAAGAAATTTATATTGCCGAAAAAAGCAATAGGATCGTGGGCTTTGGGATTATAGAAAACGGTTCTATCATGCGAAACTACGCAAGTATCGGTATGTATACCGTAGCAGAATTTAGGCAACAAGGCATTGGTAGAAATATCTTATTGATGCTGAAAGAGATCGTATATAGCAATGGTATGAAGCCAATTGCAGGGTGCTGGTACTATAACCATGAATCCAAAAAAACATTAGAAAGTGCAGGTATGTATACGGATACAAGATTATTAAAAATCCACTATTAA
- a CDS encoding small, acid-soluble spore protein, alpha/beta type codes for MSKNRLAVPEARQALEQYKIEIGKEFGVTDPTALASNHTGYMVRKLVEMGEQQLLDQNK; via the coding sequence TTGAGTAAAAATAGATTAGCTGTTCCAGAGGCTCGTCAAGCTTTAGAGCAATACAAGATAGAAATTGGTAAAGAATTCGGTGTAACTGATCCCACAGCTTTGGCATCCAATCATACTGGATATATGGTAAGAAAACTAGTAGAGATGGGAGAACAACAGCTGTTAGATCAGAATAAATAA
- a CDS encoding nucleotidyltransferase family protein, which produces MFRTLSNIGENLNKEGILWAVGASIVLNHYGLVQHPNDIDLLVDVQDMEKADRILQEMGQKKGPEKTDVYATQYFYEYMIKGFDVDVMAGFEIKHSNGSFQYKFDENSISTMKEIHGISIPLTSLEDWYILYQLIPHREHKVQMIENYLLSNGIGKRFLMERTLAQELPREVRCRIENLLAQYPKEKEWI; this is translated from the coding sequence GTGTTTCGTACTTTAAGTAATATTGGAGAGAACCTAAATAAAGAAGGCATCCTATGGGCTGTTGGTGCTTCCATCGTATTAAACCATTATGGTCTTGTACAGCATCCCAATGATATCGATCTTTTAGTTGATGTTCAAGATATGGAGAAAGCAGACCGAATTCTGCAAGAAATGGGACAAAAGAAAGGGCCAGAAAAAACAGATGTATATGCCACTCAATACTTTTATGAATATATGATCAAAGGGTTCGATGTCGATGTGATGGCTGGATTTGAAATTAAGCATTCTAATGGAAGCTTTCAATATAAATTTGACGAAAACTCCATTTCTACTATGAAAGAAATACATGGGATTAGCATTCCATTAACTTCTTTAGAAGATTGGTATATCTTATATCAATTGATTCCTCATAGAGAGCATAAAGTACAGATGATAGAAAATTACCTATTATCCAATGGAATCGGTAAAAGATTCCTGATGGAAAGGACATTGGCGCAGGAATTGCCAAGGGAAGTTAGGTGTAGGATAGAAAATTTGTTAGCACAATATCCTAAGGAAAAGGAATGGATTTAA
- a CDS encoding ribonucleoside triphosphate reductase yields the protein MAVSKVQKRNGEIVDFNGGKIKEAIFAAAKSVGGSNEVQATKLSKISIEILNETYGTGVPSVEDIQDIVEKVLIEEGHAKTAKAYILYRKKHEEIREIKNLFMDAEKMIEEYVNLEDWRVNENSNMGFSLQGLNNHIVESISKKYWLNKIYRKELRDAHIKGDLHIHDLGLLAPYCCGWDLEDFLRRGFKGAKGKVESKPPKHFESALGQLVNLLYTLQGEAAGAQAVSSIDTYLAPFIYYDNLSYEQVKKAMQRFVFNLNVPTRVGFQTPFTNITLDITPHELLKKQPVLIGGKLMDKTYGEFQKEMDLFNAAFCEVMVEGDGAGRAFSFPIPTVNITRDFPWDSEVVNSLMDMTRKFGTPYFANFVNSDLSPEDIRSMCCRLRLDNRELRKRGGGLFGANPLTGSINVVTLNMARIGYTSTSMEEFKKKVRALMEIAKEICETKRDVLEKYMDAGLYPYSRYYLDGVKGGTGEYFKNHFSTIGLNGMNEACVNLLGVDITTEEGNEFAVEIMEFMNRVIQIFQEETGSLWNLEASPAEGAAYRFARMDKKMYPRIFTQGENEPYYTNSTQLPVNYTKDVFEAIELQEKLQSLYTGGTVLHGFIGEEIKDIETCKMLIKKVMERSSIPYFTVSPTFSVCSDHGYLTGEHFECPQCGREAEVWTRVVGFHRPVQSWNKGKQEEYKDRQEFDADSSLEHLEVKIEENKNVG from the coding sequence ATGGCTGTTTCCAAGGTTCAGAAGAGAAATGGTGAAATTGTCGATTTTAATGGCGGTAAAATCAAAGAGGCCATATTTGCTGCTGCAAAGTCTGTTGGAGGTAGTAATGAAGTTCAAGCAACGAAGTTATCTAAAATATCAATAGAGATTCTTAATGAAACCTACGGCACAGGCGTACCCTCTGTAGAAGATATACAAGATATTGTAGAGAAGGTTCTAATTGAAGAAGGACATGCAAAAACTGCAAAGGCATATATTTTATATCGTAAAAAGCATGAGGAAATAAGGGAAATTAAAAACCTATTTATGGATGCTGAAAAAATGATAGAGGAATATGTCAACCTAGAAGATTGGAGAGTCAATGAAAATTCTAATATGGGCTTTTCACTTCAAGGATTAAATAACCATATCGTTGAAAGTATCAGCAAGAAATATTGGCTGAATAAAATATATAGAAAAGAATTAAGAGATGCCCATATTAAGGGAGATTTACATATCCATGACCTAGGCCTATTGGCACCATATTGCTGTGGATGGGATTTAGAGGACTTCTTAAGAAGAGGGTTCAAGGGAGCAAAAGGGAAGGTGGAGTCAAAGCCTCCAAAGCATTTTGAATCAGCTCTCGGTCAATTAGTGAACTTGCTCTATACATTACAAGGGGAAGCCGCAGGAGCTCAAGCGGTTTCTAGCATTGATACCTATTTAGCACCATTTATCTATTACGATAATCTTTCCTATGAGCAGGTGAAAAAAGCCATGCAGCGTTTCGTATTCAACCTCAATGTTCCGACGAGAGTAGGATTTCAGACACCATTTACCAATATTACATTGGATATAACGCCCCATGAACTGTTAAAGAAGCAGCCTGTACTCATTGGTGGAAAGCTCATGGACAAAACATACGGAGAATTTCAAAAGGAAATGGATTTATTCAATGCGGCTTTCTGTGAAGTAATGGTAGAAGGCGATGGCGCAGGAAGGGCTTTCAGCTTCCCGATTCCGACTGTGAATATCACAAGAGACTTCCCTTGGGATTCAGAGGTGGTCAATTCATTGATGGATATGACGCGGAAATTTGGTACCCCGTATTTTGCCAACTTCGTAAACTCTGATTTATCTCCAGAAGATATTCGTTCTATGTGCTGTAGATTGAGACTGGACAATCGGGAGCTTAGAAAAAGAGGTGGCGGACTATTTGGAGCGAATCCTCTGACAGGGTCCATCAATGTTGTGACATTAAATATGGCAAGAATTGGCTATACATCCACTTCCATGGAGGAATTTAAGAAAAAGGTGAGAGCCTTAATGGAAATTGCAAAGGAAATCTGTGAGACGAAAAGAGATGTACTAGAAAAATATATGGATGCAGGATTATACCCTTATTCCAGATACTATTTAGACGGTGTAAAAGGTGGAACTGGAGAATATTTCAAAAATCATTTCTCTACCATTGGGTTAAACGGCATGAATGAAGCCTGTGTCAACCTTCTAGGCGTGGATATCACCACGGAAGAGGGGAATGAGTTTGCTGTAGAGATCATGGAATTTATGAATCGGGTCATTCAAATATTCCAAGAGGAAACGGGAAGTCTTTGGAATCTAGAAGCTTCCCCAGCAGAAGGTGCTGCCTACCGGTTTGCTAGAATGGATAAAAAGATGTATCCGAGAATCTTTACCCAAGGTGAAAATGAACCGTACTATACGAACTCTACACAGCTGCCAGTGAATTATACCAAGGATGTTTTTGAAGCCATAGAACTACAAGAAAAGCTACAAAGTCTATATACAGGCGGAACTGTGCTCCATGGCTTCATCGGTGAAGAGATTAAAGACATAGAAACCTGTAAGATGCTGATTAAAAAGGTCATGGAGAGAAGTTCGATTCCATACTTTACAGTGAGTCCTACATTCTCTGTATGCTCCGACCATGGATACTTAACCGGTGAGCACTTCGAATGTCCACAATGCGGCAGAGAGGCTGAGGTTTGGACTAGGGTTGTAGGATTCCATAGACCTGTTCAATCATGGAATAAAGGAAAACAGGAAGAATATAAGGATCGGCAGGAATTTGATGCAGACAGTAGCCTGGAGCATCTTGAGGTTAAAATTGAAGAAAACAAAAATGTAGGTTAA
- a CDS encoding GNAT family N-acetyltransferase: protein MIRKLTESDRELTLAFLNDEPAMNLFIIGDIENFGFHEDFQELWGSFNDLNQMEGVLLRFHENFIPYYKDNNFDIEEFKKIIGSQEIPKKIISGKERIVENFKDILRTSKEKSMYFCEIKDANKLKEYGNQIKIATEEDAERIYNLLEDIEEFQTTDTNSVERIEKVIASKTGRIYFIEGENGELATVAQTTSETATAAMVVGVATKKEYRGKGLMSQCLSKLCHDVLLEGKTLCLFYSNPKAGSVYHSIGFESIGKWMMLVEGRAN, encoded by the coding sequence ATGATAAGAAAATTAACAGAAAGTGATAGGGAACTTACCTTAGCATTTTTAAATGACGAACCTGCAATGAATTTATTTATAATCGGAGATATTGAAAACTTTGGATTTCATGAAGATTTTCAAGAACTCTGGGGTAGTTTTAATGACTTAAATCAAATGGAGGGCGTATTGCTAAGATTCCATGAAAACTTCATACCGTATTATAAAGATAACAACTTCGACATAGAAGAATTTAAAAAGATCATCGGCTCCCAAGAGATTCCAAAGAAAATCATTTCTGGAAAAGAGCGGATCGTTGAAAACTTTAAAGATATATTGAGAACATCGAAGGAAAAATCCATGTATTTCTGTGAAATCAAAGATGCCAATAAACTAAAAGAATATGGAAATCAAATAAAAATTGCAACAGAAGAGGATGCAGAGAGAATCTATAATTTGCTGGAAGACATTGAGGAATTCCAAACGACGGATACAAACTCGGTAGAACGCATTGAAAAGGTGATTGCATCCAAAACAGGTAGAATCTATTTCATAGAAGGTGAAAATGGAGAATTGGCTACGGTTGCCCAAACGACTTCAGAGACAGCAACTGCTGCAATGGTGGTAGGGGTTGCTACAAAAAAGGAATATCGCGGGAAAGGGCTCATGAGCCAATGCTTGTCTAAGCTCTGTCACGACGTTTTATTGGAGGGAAAAACACTCTGCCTGTTTTATAGCAATCCAAAGGCAGGGAGTGTGTATCACAGCATTGGATTCGAATCCATTGGTAAATGGATGATGTTGGTGGAAGGAAGAGCGAACTAG
- a CDS encoding putative polysaccharide biosynthesis protein encodes MSNKKLLKGAFILALAGLAAKFLGVFFKIPLQRLIGDEGMGLFGLPYPLYTLMLSISITGFPAAISKLISERLAYEDIEGANRIFKISLAMLMLIGLFSSAFLFFGAEYIIALLNWPQDAYYSILGLSIAPLFVSIMSAFRGYFQGMQFMGPTAISQIVEQVGRVVIGVGLSYYTISMGIGYAAGAASFGASAGAILGVVVLVIYYFLFNQGPRRIYFKPTNKDIQQKMSSWEVVREIIWFAIPISIGGVLSSIMTLIDAVMVPSRLIQGGYSSAEITVLYGQLTGKAVTLVNVPLTFSIAMAASIIPAIAESYSKNNSYELKHKIKSAMKTTIIIALPAAAGLYLLAPQIIGLLWGQGEAGGHILRILSFNVIFISIGQILGSILQGMNRVYIPLRSLLIGAIIKVVVSYYLLMSSLNILGAVMGSIAGYCVVMVLNYIEVKKTIGFKIEIKNSILKPIMATIFMTLAIYYIHPWMQTRLQSENIATLISVAAAMIVYFLTIYISKAVDLKESIIGKR; translated from the coding sequence ATGTCGAATAAGAAACTACTTAAGGGAGCGTTTATACTTGCCTTAGCAGGGCTTGCAGCAAAATTTCTCGGTGTATTTTTTAAAATTCCATTACAGAGATTAATCGGAGATGAAGGCATGGGGTTATTTGGGCTACCGTACCCGCTATATACCCTGATGCTTTCTATTTCTATTACTGGATTTCCAGCGGCAATATCCAAGCTGATATCAGAAAGATTAGCCTATGAAGATATAGAAGGAGCCAATCGAATATTTAAAATTTCTCTTGCAATGCTGATGCTCATTGGTCTATTTTCCTCTGCCTTTCTGTTCTTTGGTGCAGAATACATCATAGCGCTATTAAACTGGCCTCAGGATGCGTATTATTCCATTCTAGGCTTATCCATAGCGCCACTTTTTGTATCCATTATGTCGGCTTTCAGAGGATATTTTCAGGGGATGCAGTTCATGGGACCTACAGCAATCTCGCAGATTGTGGAGCAAGTGGGAAGGGTGGTCATCGGCGTTGGACTATCCTATTATACAATTTCTATGGGAATTGGATATGCAGCAGGTGCAGCTTCCTTCGGTGCTTCGGCGGGAGCGATACTGGGGGTTGTCGTTTTAGTAATCTATTATTTTCTATTCAATCAGGGTCCTAGAAGAATTTACTTTAAGCCCACCAATAAAGATATTCAACAGAAAATGTCATCTTGGGAGGTGGTAAGGGAGATCATATGGTTTGCTATACCCATTTCTATCGGCGGTGTATTAAGCTCTATCATGACCCTAATCGATGCTGTTATGGTACCGTCCCGATTAATTCAGGGGGGGTATTCTTCAGCAGAGATTACCGTACTCTATGGACAGTTGACGGGGAAGGCTGTTACCCTAGTCAATGTGCCACTTACCTTCAGTATTGCAATGGCTGCCAGTATCATCCCAGCCATTGCAGAGTCCTACAGTAAAAATAATAGTTATGAACTAAAGCATAAGATTAAATCGGCAATGAAGACCACCATTATCATCGCTCTACCTGCAGCAGCTGGACTCTACCTATTAGCACCACAAATTATAGGGCTCTTATGGGGGCAGGGAGAAGCAGGAGGCCATATTTTAAGGATATTATCCTTCAATGTTATTTTTATTTCCATAGGGCAGATCCTAGGAAGTATTCTCCAAGGCATGAACAGGGTCTATATCCCTTTAAGAAGTCTTCTGATCGGTGCCATCATAAAAGTGGTTGTCAGCTATTATTTACTGATGAGTTCGTTGAATATCTTAGGTGCCGTTATGGGGTCCATTGCGGGATACTGTGTAGTGATGGTGCTGAACTATATTGAAGTAAAGAAAACAATTGGATTTAAAATTGAAATAAAAAATAGTATTTTAAAACCGATCATGGCCACAATTTTTATGACGCTGGCTATTTATTATATCCATCCGTGGATGCAAACCAGATTGCAGAGTGAAAATATAGCCACTCTAATATCCGTTGCAGCCGCCATGATAGTGTATTTTCTTACGATTTATATTTCAAAGGCAGTTGATCTAAAAGAGTCCATCATTGGAAAAAGATAA
- a CDS encoding anaerobic ribonucleoside-triphosphate reductase activating protein, with protein MNIIGIEKSSFIDYPNYICTVFFTGGCNFRCPYCHNSPLVHNIGERIEVEDAIDFLKKRKRFVEAVCISGGEPTLQRDLYDFIYRIKKEGLLVKLDTNGTNPILLRKLIEDQLLDYVAMDIKAPLNQYEMVTQVNVNIHDIQESVHILLENKVDYEFRTTLCKELLTVEDIQSIAEKITGCRTYALQNFRDGATVLGGQHRLTPYSSEELKEMEKSLSSILGNIIVR; from the coding sequence ATGAACATTATAGGAATTGAAAAGTCTTCCTTTATCGATTATCCCAATTATATTTGCACCGTATTCTTTACGGGAGGATGCAATTTCAGATGTCCATACTGCCACAATAGTCCGCTTGTACACAATATTGGAGAACGGATTGAAGTGGAGGATGCCATTGATTTTCTAAAAAAGAGAAAAAGATTTGTAGAAGCTGTCTGTATTTCTGGCGGAGAACCCACCCTTCAACGGGATCTATACGATTTTATTTACCGGATAAAAAAAGAAGGATTGCTCGTTAAGCTGGATACCAATGGAACGAATCCAATTCTTTTAAGGAAATTAATAGAGGATCAGCTATTGGACTATGTGGCCATGGATATCAAAGCGCCTTTAAATCAATATGAAATGGTGACACAAGTAAATGTGAATATCCATGATATTCAAGAAAGTGTCCATATTCTACTGGAAAACAAGGTGGATTATGAGTTTAGAACGACTCTATGTAAAGAACTCCTTACAGTAGAGGATATTCAATCCATAGCAGAGAAGATTACAGGTTGTAGAACCTATGCTCTTCAAAACTTCAGGGATGGGGCTACGGTTTTGGGCGGACAACATCGACTCACGCCTTATAGTAGCGAAGAACTAAAAGAAATGGAAAAGAGCCTATCTTCCATATTGGGAAATATTATTGTGAGATAA